Proteins co-encoded in one Spirosoma endbachense genomic window:
- the yihA gene encoding ribosome biogenesis GTP-binding protein YihA/YsxC, translated as MPVKQAEFFVSNSDPAKCPKPDRPEYAFIGRSNVGKSSLINMLTGRSSLAKISGKPGKTQLINHFVIDNEWYLVDLPGYGYAQVSKTEREKFAALIDGYLTSRPNLLCIFVLVDSRIEPQKIDLDFMYNLGEKGLPFVIVFTKTEKLGPTKLQATLDTYRAKLLETWEEAPQFFVTSAVTAAGREEILSFIRPLNQEYRK; from the coding sequence ATGCCCGTTAAACAAGCTGAGTTCTTTGTCAGTAATTCTGATCCAGCCAAATGCCCTAAGCCCGACCGGCCCGAGTACGCTTTCATTGGCCGTTCTAATGTAGGGAAATCGTCACTGATTAATATGCTGACCGGCCGTTCATCGCTGGCTAAAATTTCAGGGAAACCGGGTAAGACCCAGTTGATCAATCACTTTGTGATCGACAATGAATGGTATCTGGTCGATTTGCCTGGCTACGGTTATGCGCAGGTAAGTAAAACTGAGCGCGAGAAATTTGCAGCTCTGATTGATGGCTATCTGACTAGCCGACCCAATTTACTGTGTATTTTTGTGCTGGTCGATTCTCGCATTGAGCCGCAAAAAATTGACCTCGATTTTATGTATAATCTGGGCGAGAAAGGATTGCCATTTGTGATTGTGTTTACCAAAACAGAAAAACTCGGTCCAACCAAGTTGCAGGCAACGCTGGATACCTATCGGGCTAAATTGCTGGAAACATGGGAAGAAGCTCCCCAGTTTTTTGTTACCTCTGCTGTTACGGCTGCCGGGCGTGAGGAAATCCTGTCCTTTATCAGGCCGCTGAACCAGGAGTATAGGAAATAG
- a CDS encoding thioredoxin family protein has protein sequence MKKVIWLLTILFVGFSYSATQAISAGDHKPAPKEDSEGIQFTDAAWKDILKKAKAEKKVIFLDAYASWCGPCKLLQKNVFTKKAVGEVYNAKFINVKMDMEKGEGPALSQVYPLEAYPTLLFIDSNGKILKKVIGLQTPENLIAIGKSVK, from the coding sequence ATGAAAAAAGTTATTTGGTTATTAACCATTCTATTCGTCGGATTTAGCTACTCAGCCACACAGGCCATTTCTGCTGGCGATCATAAACCAGCCCCTAAAGAAGATAGTGAGGGAATCCAGTTTACCGATGCTGCGTGGAAAGACATTCTTAAGAAGGCAAAAGCGGAAAAGAAAGTAATTTTTCTGGACGCCTATGCAAGCTGGTGCGGTCCCTGCAAGCTTCTTCAGAAGAATGTATTTACCAAAAAAGCGGTGGGTGAAGTCTATAATGCCAAGTTTATCAACGTAAAAATGGATATGGAAAAAGGGGAAGGGCCTGCTCTGTCGCAGGTTTACCCACTGGAAGCTTATCCAACGTTATTGTTCATTGATAGCAATGGCAAAATACTGAAAAAGGTAATCGGGCTTCAAACTCCTGAAAATCTGATCGCTATCGGTAAGAGCGTGAAGTAA
- a CDS encoding MraY family glycosyltransferase: MTLIGYAFLTALLVASEVSYLRLAQYFGIVDRPNERSSHRGQTTIRGGGVLFWIAAWGAFVFTYFDFPYFFAGLSLVAAISFLDDLHSLANRYRISMHFIGIGLMLYQTTGFDLEFWMMGVLLIIGVGILNAYNFMDGINGITAFYSLVTVGTFWYAYLQHLPEGAINNALLPFTLVAVLIFSYFNARSRAICFAGDVGSVSIAFIILYALIVFIKASQTYLPTLFLAVYGIDSVLTITHRLYLRHNIFQAHRLHLFQLLVHKKHWSHLRVSALYALVQLGINGLVLAALHRPLVNQLTLAAIILSVLASMYVVVKSRLMKVNLETTEPCHGSSISDG, translated from the coding sequence ATGACCCTCATTGGTTATGCGTTTCTGACTGCCTTGCTGGTTGCCAGCGAAGTGTCCTACCTGCGTTTAGCGCAGTATTTTGGCATTGTCGATAGGCCCAATGAGCGAAGCTCACATAGAGGTCAGACGACCATCAGGGGTGGAGGAGTTCTCTTCTGGATTGCGGCCTGGGGTGCGTTCGTCTTTACTTATTTTGACTTTCCTTACTTTTTTGCGGGACTGTCGTTGGTAGCCGCAATAAGTTTTCTGGATGATCTTCACTCGCTGGCAAATCGATACCGGATTAGTATGCACTTTATCGGGATTGGTTTGATGCTTTACCAGACAACTGGTTTCGACCTCGAATTCTGGATGATGGGAGTCCTATTGATAATTGGCGTTGGCATTCTGAACGCCTATAACTTCATGGATGGCATCAACGGTATCACTGCTTTTTATAGCCTTGTTACGGTTGGAACATTCTGGTATGCCTACCTACAGCACCTACCAGAAGGGGCTATAAACAACGCACTATTGCCATTTACTCTCGTTGCAGTGCTCATTTTCAGCTACTTCAATGCGCGATCCAGGGCCATCTGTTTTGCCGGGGACGTAGGTAGTGTATCCATCGCCTTTATTATCCTATATGCGTTAATTGTGTTTATTAAGGCTAGTCAGACCTATCTGCCAACCCTGTTTTTAGCTGTATATGGTATCGATAGTGTTCTGACAATTACGCACCGGCTCTATTTACGACACAATATTTTTCAGGCCCACCGACTTCATTTGTTCCAACTGCTTGTGCATAAAAAACACTGGTCTCACCTGCGCGTATCTGCTTTGTATGCCCTCGTACAACTAGGGATCAATGGGTTGGTTTTGGCTGCGCTCCACCGGCCTTTAGTCAATCAACTAACCCTAGCCGCTATCATTTTAAGCGTACTGGCCAGTATGTATGTCGTGGTGAAATCGCGATTGATGAAGGTAAATTTGGAGACAACAGAGCCGTGCCACGGTTCATCAATAAGCGATGGTTAA
- a CDS encoding NAD-dependent epimerase/dehydratase family protein: MTILLTGASGFLGSRILKELEPDNSVTTLGRQLSGSRHIVCDLAKEAPDLIGHSFDVVVNAAGKAHSVPRNSQELADYERVNVQGTARLLASLEKLPVLPQSIVHISTVLVYGRSEGKHLNEQTSLDAKDAYGYSKVKAEAVVQAWGVKNGVRVTILRLPLVVAEQPTGNLAAMLKGIRRGYYVRIGAGLTRRSMVRADDVAAVIIRAASVSGIYNLTDGRHPSVRELEDAIARTVGRNRIPSIPLSFSKAIAYVGDGINALIGRRFPLDSAALQKLTGSLTFSDEAARQHLNWNPRSVLDSFK; encoded by the coding sequence ATGACTATTCTGCTGACAGGCGCTTCCGGTTTTCTGGGGAGCCGGATTCTGAAAGAACTTGAGCCTGATAACTCGGTAACGACACTGGGTCGGCAGCTTAGTGGTAGTCGCCATATTGTTTGCGATTTAGCAAAAGAAGCCCCTGATCTGATAGGCCATTCCTTCGATGTTGTCGTTAATGCTGCAGGCAAGGCCCATTCTGTACCACGCAATTCACAGGAGCTGGCCGATTATGAACGAGTGAACGTGCAGGGTACGGCCCGGTTACTGGCTTCACTAGAAAAATTACCGGTTTTGCCGCAATCGATCGTTCACATCAGTACTGTGCTGGTGTATGGACGCTCGGAGGGAAAGCACCTCAACGAACAGACATCACTCGATGCCAAGGATGCTTATGGCTACAGTAAGGTTAAGGCAGAAGCCGTCGTGCAGGCATGGGGGGTAAAGAATGGCGTTCGGGTAACAATTTTGCGGTTACCGCTCGTAGTAGCTGAACAGCCTACCGGTAATCTGGCTGCCATGCTGAAAGGCATACGTCGAGGCTATTATGTGCGGATCGGTGCTGGTTTAACCCGTCGGAGTATGGTTCGGGCCGACGATGTGGCTGCTGTTATCATTCGGGCTGCGTCGGTTTCTGGTATCTATAACCTTACCGATGGGCGGCATCCAAGTGTTCGTGAGCTCGAAGACGCCATTGCCCGTACCGTTGGCAGAAACCGTATTCCGTCGATTCCACTGAGCTTTTCCAAAGCGATTGCTTATGTCGGTGATGGTATAAACGCTCTTATTGGTCGCAGGTTTCCACTTGACTCCGCTGCTCTGCAAAAATTGACGGGCTCGCTAACTTTTTCGGATGAAGCCGCTCGCCAGCACCTGAACTGGAATCCACGCTCTGTCCTTGATAGCTTCAAATGA
- a CDS encoding glycosyltransferase family 4 protein yields the protein MRILYLTFYFEPDLCAGSFRNTPLVEELASQLTSGDLIHVVTTQPNRYQSFKLAAPGHEERGGNLSCRVRIDRVAVPTHASGYVDQMRSFLTYYRTAHRLTNGQQYDLVVASSSRLFTAFLGARLARGKFLPLVLDIRDLFRETILEMVRNRWGQFWRFGLNLVLSVVERYTFSYAKHMNLVSEGFRSYFNPYPQATYSYFTNGIDDEFLSLTPSTGRITLEKLILYAGNIGEGQGLHKIIPQAARLLGDAYRFIVIGDGGAKAKLEAVIQIEGVLNVELRKPVGRKELLREYQKADYLFVHLNDLDAFKRVLPSKLFEYGATDKPVIAGVAGYAAQFVLEYIENSILFDPGNVNKLVTQLRATPYRTAYRTAFVARFQRRAIMAAMARQILNVVPSVNHSETSAL from the coding sequence ATGAGAATTTTATACCTGACTTTTTATTTCGAACCTGATCTTTGCGCTGGCTCATTTCGAAATACGCCGTTAGTGGAAGAACTAGCTAGCCAGCTTACATCAGGAGACCTGATTCACGTAGTTACGACGCAGCCGAACCGCTACCAGTCGTTTAAGCTGGCCGCTCCTGGCCATGAAGAAAGAGGAGGCAATCTAAGCTGCCGGGTGCGAATCGACCGCGTTGCCGTTCCGACTCATGCCAGTGGATATGTTGACCAGATGCGTTCGTTTCTGACTTATTATAGAACGGCTCATCGACTGACAAATGGGCAACAGTACGATTTGGTCGTTGCGTCTTCGTCACGATTGTTTACTGCTTTTCTGGGAGCGCGATTAGCACGCGGTAAATTCCTTCCCTTAGTCCTCGATATTCGGGATCTATTTCGCGAAACAATTCTGGAGATGGTTAGAAATCGTTGGGGCCAATTTTGGCGCTTCGGCCTGAATCTGGTCCTGAGCGTCGTTGAGCGTTATACGTTCAGCTATGCGAAGCACATGAACCTGGTTTCAGAAGGGTTTAGATCGTATTTTAATCCCTATCCACAGGCAACCTACAGTTATTTTACGAATGGGATTGACGATGAATTTCTTTCACTTACACCTTCGACAGGTCGGATTACTCTGGAAAAATTAATTCTTTATGCCGGTAACATTGGCGAAGGACAGGGGCTACATAAAATCATTCCACAGGCGGCCCGACTGTTGGGCGATGCCTATCGATTTATCGTCATTGGCGACGGCGGAGCAAAGGCTAAACTAGAGGCTGTTATTCAGATTGAGGGTGTTCTGAATGTCGAATTACGCAAACCTGTAGGCCGGAAAGAGTTACTGCGCGAGTACCAAAAGGCTGATTATCTGTTTGTTCATCTTAATGATCTTGATGCGTTTAAACGTGTTCTGCCCTCTAAATTATTTGAATACGGAGCCACCGATAAGCCGGTTATAGCTGGTGTAGCGGGCTATGCCGCCCAATTTGTGCTGGAATACATTGAAAACAGCATTCTGTTCGACCCCGGTAATGTGAATAAGCTGGTGACGCAACTGCGCGCGACGCCTTACCGAACGGCCTATCGCACTGCTTTTGTGGCCAGATTTCAGCGACGGGCAATCATGGCCGCTATGGCCAGACAGATTCTTAACGTTGTGCCTTCGGTTAATCATTCTGAAACGTCGGCCCTATGA